A window of Staphylococcus sp. 17KM0847 contains these coding sequences:
- the ilvB gene encoding biosynthetic-type acetolactate synthase large subunit: MVKQEKVLDTASHDTTYTEQTLKSGSQLLLDALIEAQVDYIFGYPGGAVLPLYDTLYDDNGPKHILYRHEQGATHAAEGYARVSGKTGVVIVTSGPGATNAITGIADAYSDSLPLVIITGQVASAGIGKDAFQEADILSMTTPITKHNYQIRNVKDIPKVVKEAFHVANSGRKGPVVIDFPKDMGVLSTDAVHDTTVYTPGYQVNTTPHVDEIKTLHHYLANAKKPLVLAGAGINFARANSELVTWIERYQIPVVTTLHGLGAVPHDHPLFLGMGGMHGSYASNMALTECDLLINFGSRFDDRLASKPDAFAPHATIVHIDIDPSEINKVINTDLGIVADVKEVLEQLLLLETHSTHHEPWLNEVEQYRTQHPLSYQPTDNPLYSKPQQAIEYIGHLTHGDALVATDVGQHQMWVAQFYPFKTHGQLITSGGLGTMGFGIPAAIGAKFAQPDATVVAFVGDGGFQMTNQEMALLNEYKLDVKIVLINNGTLGMVKQWQDKFFDQRFSHSVFNGQPDFLKMAESYGVKGFLIDHANDLETQLTAAFNYDGPALIDIRISPVEAVLPMVPSGKANHEMEGLQ, translated from the coding sequence ATGGTAAAACAAGAAAAAGTATTGGATACAGCAAGTCATGATACAACTTATACAGAACAAACTTTAAAATCTGGATCACAATTATTGCTCGATGCATTAATCGAAGCGCAAGTTGACTATATTTTTGGATATCCCGGCGGTGCTGTCCTTCCCCTCTATGACACACTCTATGATGATAACGGTCCAAAGCATATTTTATACAGACACGAACAGGGGGCAACACATGCCGCTGAAGGTTATGCCCGTGTAAGTGGTAAAACAGGTGTCGTTATCGTAACAAGTGGTCCCGGAGCAACAAACGCTATCACCGGTATTGCTGATGCATATAGCGATTCTCTCCCTCTTGTTATTATTACAGGACAAGTTGCTTCAGCAGGTATTGGTAAAGACGCCTTCCAAGAAGCCGATATTTTATCAATGACAACACCGATTACAAAGCATAATTATCAGATTCGTAACGTCAAAGATATCCCAAAAGTAGTAAAAGAAGCATTTCATGTTGCGAATTCTGGTCGTAAAGGACCTGTGGTTATTGACTTCCCAAAAGATATGGGTGTTTTATCAACAGACGCAGTACATGACACGACTGTTTACACACCCGGCTATCAAGTCAACACTACGCCACATGTTGATGAAATAAAAACACTACACCATTATTTAGCAAACGCAAAAAAACCGCTTGTTCTTGCAGGTGCTGGTATCAATTTTGCTCGTGCCAACAGTGAACTCGTAACATGGATAGAGCGCTATCAAATACCTGTCGTTACAACATTACATGGGCTAGGTGCCGTTCCTCATGACCATCCACTTTTTCTCGGTATGGGAGGCATGCATGGTTCATATGCAAGTAATATGGCATTAACAGAGTGTGATTTATTAATTAACTTCGGTTCAAGGTTCGATGATCGTCTCGCGAGTAAACCAGACGCATTTGCACCTCATGCAACAATTGTTCATATCGATATTGATCCTTCTGAAATCAATAAAGTCATTAACACTGATCTAGGCATTGTTGCAGATGTAAAGGAAGTGCTAGAACAGCTCTTATTACTCGAAACACATTCTACTCATCATGAACCTTGGTTAAATGAAGTAGAACAATATCGTACCCAACATCCACTCAGCTACCAGCCTACTGACAATCCACTGTACAGTAAGCCACAACAGGCTATTGAATACATTGGACATTTAACTCATGGTGATGCGCTTGTTGCAACAGATGTAGGTCAACATCAAATGTGGGTCGCACAATTCTATCCATTTAAAACACATGGTCAACTGATTACAAGTGGTGGACTCGGTACGATGGGATTTGGTATTCCTGCTGCAATTGGTGCAAAGTTTGCGCAACCAGATGCCACAGTAGTTGCTTTTGTCGGTGACGGTGGTTTCCAAATGACCAATCAAGAAATGGCACTGCTCAATGAATATAAACTCGACGTTAAAATTGTCCTAATTAATAACGGTACACTGGGCATGGTTAAACAATGGCAAGATAAGTTTTTTGATCAACGTTTCTCACATTCTGTTTTTAATGGACAGCCTGATTTTCTAAAAATGGCTGAATCATACGGGGTTAAAGGCTTTTTAATAGACCATGCAAATGATTTAGAAACACAACTTACAGCAGCATTCAACTACGATGGTCCTGCATTGATTGATATTCGTATCTCCCCTGTTGAAGCTGTACTACCAATGGTACCAAGTGGTAAAGCAAATCACGAAATGGAGGGCTTACAATGA
- the leuC gene encoding 3-isopropylmalate dehydratase large subunit → MGQTLFDKIWNQHTITGQPGEPQLLYIDLHLIHEVTSPQAFEGLRLQNRKLRRPDLTFGTLDHNVPTIDIFNIRDDIANKQIEALQQNCKAFDVTLFDMGSDEQGIVHMVGPEMGLTQPGKTVVCGDSHTATHGAFGAIAFGIGTSEVEHVFATQTLWQTKPKNLKVVVSGKLPYGVYAKDIILHLINQYGVDFGTGYAIEFAGDTIQSLSMEGRMTICNMAIEAGAKYGLIQPDDTTYQYLEGRRYAHHIANKKMAWQALYSDTDAQFDKVITLDVTHLEPQVTWGTSPEMGVNYSSPFPSIHNTNDARAYDYMGLQPGQTASDIPLGYVFIGSCTNARISDLIEASQFVKGRHVHPNITAIVVPGSRQVKKQAEKLGLDQIFKEAGFEWREPGCSMCLGMNPDQVPAGVHCASTSNRNFEGRQGKGARTHLVSPAMAAAAAIHGHFVDVRKVVNT, encoded by the coding sequence ATGGGACAAACACTATTTGATAAAATTTGGAACCAACATACAATTACAGGTCAACCTGGCGAACCTCAATTATTATATATTGATTTACATCTTATTCATGAAGTCACTTCACCTCAAGCCTTTGAAGGTTTACGACTCCAAAATAGAAAGCTGCGAAGACCTGACTTAACATTCGGAACATTGGATCACAACGTACCGACTATTGATATATTTAATATTCGAGATGATATTGCAAATAAACAGATCGAAGCACTACAACAAAACTGCAAGGCATTTGATGTCACACTGTTTGATATGGGTTCGGATGAACAAGGTATTGTACATATGGTGGGTCCTGAAATGGGATTAACGCAACCCGGTAAAACTGTTGTTTGTGGTGACTCACATACTGCCACTCATGGTGCTTTTGGTGCAATCGCTTTTGGTATTGGGACAAGTGAAGTGGAACATGTTTTTGCAACACAAACACTTTGGCAAACAAAACCTAAAAATTTAAAAGTTGTTGTTTCTGGAAAGCTCCCTTATGGTGTCTACGCTAAAGATATTATTTTACACCTTATCAATCAGTACGGCGTTGACTTTGGAACAGGTTATGCTATTGAGTTTGCAGGTGATACGATACAATCCCTTTCTATGGAAGGACGTATGACAATATGTAATATGGCGATTGAGGCTGGAGCAAAGTATGGTTTGATACAACCTGATGACACAACATATCAATATCTCGAAGGTCGACGCTATGCCCATCATATTGCTAATAAAAAAATGGCATGGCAAGCACTATATAGTGACACTGATGCTCAGTTTGACAAAGTTATTACATTAGATGTAACACATTTAGAACCTCAAGTTACATGGGGAACAAGTCCAGAGATGGGTGTGAATTACAGTAGTCCATTTCCAAGTATCCATAATACAAATGATGCCCGTGCTTATGACTATATGGGATTACAGCCTGGACAAACTGCGTCTGATATTCCATTAGGCTATGTTTTTATCGGTTCATGTACCAATGCGCGCATCTCCGACTTGATTGAAGCGAGTCAATTTGTCAAAGGACGACATGTTCATCCTAATATTACTGCAATCGTAGTACCAGGATCTCGACAAGTCAAAAAACAAGCAGAAAAACTCGGTCTAGATCAAATTTTTAAAGAAGCGGGTTTTGAATGGCGTGAACCCGGTTGTAGTATGTGTCTCGGTATGAATCCAGATCAAGTGCCAGCAGGTGTTCATTGTGCTTCAACGAGCAATCGCAACTTTGAAGGTCGACAAGGGAAAGGGGCCAGAACACATCTTGTCTCTCCTGCAATGGCGGCGGCA
- a CDS encoding 2-isopropylmalate synthase — protein MSSHIQIFDTTLRDGEQTPGVSFSFDERLKIAMTLEEWGVDVIEAGFPASSEGSFASVQAISQHLKHSTVTGLARCLTSDIDAVYEATKDAVSPSIHVFIATSPIHLSSKLNMTEEQVLDAIDKHVRYAKARFDVVQFSPEDATRTPLPFLVQSVQTAVNAGATVINIPDTVGYTYPSEYGKIFKTLLDKVQSTEPITYSAHCHDDLGLAVANSMAAIENGATRIEGTVNGIGERAGNTALEEVALGLYVRQDHYQIQTNIKLNRTKYTSDLVARYAGIRVPRNKAIVGKNAFSHESGIHQDGFLKNPETYEIMTPQLVGIHSTELPLGKLSGKHAFQEKLTQLGYSIEADEQKVLFKAFKDIADKKKHITDKDIHALIQGTTHEKQSTYHLVSLQLQFVSNGLQSAVVVLEDKEGHIYQDSSIGTGSILAIYNAIDRILDCQPELIDYRIDAVTEGRDAQAEVHVSLQLDHQRVTGVGFDHDILYASCKAYVEAASQFVSQQQNEEGALS, from the coding sequence ATGTCTAGCCATATTCAAATTTTTGATACTACACTACGAGATGGTGAACAAACACCGGGGGTCAGCTTTTCTTTTGACGAACGCTTAAAAATTGCTATGACTTTGGAGGAATGGGGTGTGGATGTGATAGAAGCTGGATTTCCGGCATCTAGTGAAGGAAGTTTTGCCTCTGTTCAAGCCATTTCACAACATTTAAAACATTCAACAGTAACAGGACTTGCACGGTGCTTAACATCTGATATTGATGCAGTATATGAAGCAACAAAAGATGCTGTTTCACCTTCTATTCATGTTTTTATTGCTACAAGTCCTATCCATTTATCTTCAAAACTTAATATGACAGAAGAACAGGTATTAGATGCCATAGATAAACATGTACGTTATGCCAAAGCACGTTTTGATGTTGTACAATTTTCACCAGAAGATGCGACACGTACGCCTTTACCTTTTCTCGTTCAAAGTGTTCAAACTGCTGTAAATGCTGGAGCAACTGTTATTAATATTCCTGATACAGTAGGTTATACTTATCCAAGTGAATATGGCAAAATTTTCAAAACACTCCTCGATAAAGTGCAATCAACAGAGCCAATCACATATAGTGCGCATTGTCATGATGATCTGGGTCTTGCTGTTGCTAATAGCATGGCAGCTATTGAAAATGGTGCAACACGTATTGAAGGTACGGTCAATGGTATCGGAGAACGTGCTGGTAACACTGCATTGGAAGAAGTCGCACTTGGTCTATATGTCCGTCAAGATCATTATCAAATACAAACTAACATTAAACTTAATAGAACTAAATATACATCAGATTTAGTCGCACGTTATGCAGGTATTCGTGTCCCTCGTAATAAAGCGATTGTTGGCAAAAATGCTTTCAGTCACGAATCAGGTATTCATCAAGATGGTTTCTTAAAAAATCCTGAAACATACGAAATTATGACCCCTCAACTCGTCGGCATACATAGCACAGAACTCCCTCTTGGTAAACTATCTGGAAAACATGCATTCCAAGAGAAACTTACACAACTTGGTTATTCAATAGAAGCCGACGAGCAAAAAGTATTGTTTAAAGCTTTCAAAGATATTGCTGATAAGAAAAAACATATCACAGATAAAGATATTCATGCATTGATTCAAGGTACTACACACGAAAAACAATCCACCTATCATCTTGTTTCATTGCAATTACAATTTGTTTCCAACGGACTTCAAAGTGCTGTTGTCGTACTTGAAGATAAAGAGGGTCATATTTACCAAGATAGTAGTATTGGCACTGGTTCTATTTTAGCCATCTACAACGCTATTGATCGTATTCTGGATTGTCAACCTGAATTAATCGACTATCGTATTGATGCTGTTACAGAAGGACGAGATGCTCAAGCAGAAGTCCATGTTTCATTACAACTAGATCACCAACGCGTTACGGGTGTTGGATTTGATCATGATATTTTATACGCTTCATGTAAAGCCTATGTTGAAGCAGCTTCTCAATTCGTATCACAACAACAAAATGAAGAAGGTGCATTATCATGA
- the ilvC gene encoding ketol-acid reductoisomerase has product MTKVYYDNSVEHDALQGKKVAIVGYGSQGHAHAQNLKDNGYDVIVGIRPGRSFDQAKEDGFEVYPVNEAVKQADVVMVLLPDEIQGDVYRNDIAPNLEAGNALAFAHGFNIHFNVIQPPSDVDVFLVAPKGPGHLVRRTFVEGSAVPALFAVEQDATGEARDLALSYAKGIGATRAGVLETSYKEETETDLFGEQAVLCGGVTRLIQSGFEVLTEAGYQPEIAYFEVLHEMKLIVDLMYEGGLENMRYSISNTAEFGDYVSGPRVITDETKNNMRAVLSDIQNGQFSDRFIKDNQNGFKDFKDMRAAQEGHQITEVGKQLREMMPFIKSKSIQK; this is encoded by the coding sequence ATGACAAAAGTATATTATGACAATTCAGTAGAACATGACGCATTACAAGGAAAAAAAGTAGCAATTGTAGGATACGGTTCACAAGGACACGCACACGCACAAAACTTAAAAGATAACGGTTATGATGTTATCGTCGGTATTCGTCCCGGTCGTTCATTTGACCAAGCTAAAGAAGATGGCTTTGAGGTTTATCCCGTTAACGAAGCAGTTAAACAAGCTGACGTTGTAATGGTGCTTTTACCTGACGAAATTCAAGGTGACGTTTATCGCAACGATATCGCACCAAACTTAGAAGCTGGTAATGCCCTAGCCTTTGCACATGGTTTTAATATTCACTTTAACGTTATTCAACCTCCTAGTGATGTCGATGTATTCTTAGTAGCACCTAAAGGACCAGGGCATCTTGTAAGACGTACATTTGTAGAAGGATCTGCCGTTCCTGCACTCTTCGCCGTTGAACAAGACGCAACTGGTGAAGCGAGAGATCTCGCATTAAGCTATGCAAAAGGTATCGGAGCTACACGTGCTGGTGTACTTGAAACCTCTTATAAAGAAGAAACAGAAACAGATTTATTTGGTGAACAAGCTGTATTATGTGGTGGGGTCACACGCCTCATTCAAAGTGGGTTTGAAGTTTTAACAGAAGCTGGCTACCAACCAGAAATTGCTTATTTTGAAGTTTTACATGAAATGAAGTTAATCGTTGACTTAATGTATGAAGGTGGCTTAGAAAATATGCGCTACTCCATCTCAAATACAGCAGAATTTGGTGACTATGTATCTGGTCCTCGTGTGATTACTGATGAAACCAAAAACAATATGAGAGCTGTGTTATCAGATATTCAAAATGGTCAATTTAGCGATCGCTTCATCAAAGACAATCAAAATGGGTTTAAAGATTTTAAAGATATGCGTGCAGCACAAGAAGGTCATCAAATTACAGAAGTTGGTAAACAGCTACGTGAAATGATGCCATTTATTAAATCTAAAAGCATTCAAAAATAG
- the ilvN gene encoding acetolactate synthase small subunit codes for MKRTFKLTVFDKAGTLNRLTSTFVRRQFNIINLTVTQTLEPGISDITFVAEVSDNQSVNTIIQQLKKQVNTLTVEDVTDTNIFNRALLLIKVKKTDTLESLNQALQPYDALVSLLKEDNAYYYLQACGPQDTLDTLIDNLSSFGIEQVSRTGSASIS; via the coding sequence ATGAAACGTACTTTTAAGCTAACGGTATTCGACAAAGCTGGAACATTAAACAGGCTAACAAGTACATTTGTTAGACGTCAATTTAATATCATTAATTTAACGGTGACACAAACATTAGAACCCGGTATTTCCGATATTACATTTGTAGCTGAAGTCTCTGATAACCAATCTGTTAATACCATTATTCAACAATTAAAAAAACAAGTGAATACACTCACTGTCGAAGATGTAACAGATACAAATATTTTTAACAGGGCTTTATTACTCATTAAAGTAAAAAAAACTGACACCCTCGAATCATTAAACCAAGCTTTACAACCTTATGATGCGCTAGTGTCTCTATTAAAGGAAGACAATGCATATTATTATTTACAAGCATGTGGTCCCCAAGACACCTTAGATACACTGATTGACAACCTATCATCATTTGGTATTGAACAAGTATCTCGTACAGGTTCAGCCAGCATTTCCTAA
- the leuB gene encoding 3-isopropylmalate dehydrogenase, whose amino-acid sequence MTFRIVALPGDGIGPEIMTGTLYILELLSEKFDFSYDIDIHMMGGCAIDTYGTPLPNETLTACQNADAILLAAIGGPQWQDPQNRPEQGLLQLRQALKLFANIRPTRVSPYTVNLSPLKPEIVAQTDFIIVRELTGGIYFGAPRHWDDMKALDSLTYTVEEIERLAHVGFQLAQQRRHKLTSVDKENVLASSKLWRHTVNKIAQHYPDVKVEHLLVDACSMHLLKRPTDFDVIITENLFGDILSDEASMLPGSLGLSPSSSFGDSGPALYEPIHGSAPDIAGQNCANPFGMLLSLAMCLRNSAKRNDMATWLEQTIDTLIAEHITTADLGGHATTSTIFDTIAARIKEV is encoded by the coding sequence ATGACCTTTCGTATTGTTGCACTTCCCGGTGATGGCATCGGTCCAGAAATTATGACAGGAACACTCTATATACTCGAATTATTATCTGAAAAGTTCGACTTCTCTTACGATATAGATATTCATATGATGGGAGGATGTGCCATTGATACCTATGGGACACCCCTTCCTAATGAAACATTAACAGCCTGTCAAAATGCCGATGCAATATTACTCGCAGCTATTGGCGGTCCTCAGTGGCAAGACCCACAAAACCGTCCCGAACAAGGTTTACTCCAGTTACGTCAAGCACTCAAACTATTCGCTAATATTCGACCGACACGTGTCAGCCCTTATACCGTTAATTTATCACCACTTAAACCAGAAATTGTTGCACAAACAGATTTTATTATTGTCCGCGAACTAACAGGAGGTATTTATTTTGGAGCGCCACGTCATTGGGATGACATGAAAGCTCTAGACTCATTGACGTATACAGTCGAAGAAATTGAACGCCTTGCGCACGTTGGTTTTCAACTTGCACAACAGCGCCGTCACAAGCTCACATCCGTAGATAAAGAAAATGTATTAGCTTCTAGTAAACTTTGGCGTCATACAGTGAATAAGATTGCACAACATTATCCAGATGTTAAGGTCGAACACTTGCTTGTTGATGCATGTAGTATGCACTTACTTAAACGTCCAACTGACTTTGATGTCATCATTACCGAAAATTTATTTGGTGATATTTTAAGTGACGAAGCGTCTATGCTACCGGGTTCTTTAGGTTTATCCCCTTCCTCAAGTTTTGGAGATTCAGGACCCGCACTCTATGAACCTATTCATGGCTCCGCACCTGATATCGCTGGTCAAAATTGTGCTAATCCATTTGGCATGTTACTTTCACTTGCGATGTGCTTACGCAATTCTGCAAAACGTAACGATATGGCGACTTGGCTTGAACAAACGATTGATACACTTATTGCTGAACATATAACAACAGCTGACCTAGGTGGACATGCAACAACATCTACCATTTTTGATACTATTGCAGCTCGTATTAAGGAGGTATAA